A genomic segment from Nitrospira sp. MA-1 encodes:
- a CDS encoding PASTA domain-containing protein yields MNAAEQQVHEVRKLKRSEAHGWLIHLFQVMVLVGLLLPTFALPTVWAEDVPDVIGLSQGAAESAIMGAGLTVGTITNSSHASVPAGSVISQTP; encoded by the coding sequence ATGAACGCCGCAGAGCAACAGGTACATGAAGTCCGAAAACTCAAACGAAGTGAAGCCCATGGTTGGCTGATACATCTTTTTCAGGTCATGGTTTTGGTGGGTCTGTTGTTACCCACCTTCGCGTTGCCAACAGTATGGGCCGAAGATGTCCCCGATGTGATTGGGTTGAGTCAGGGGGCGGCGGAGTCGGCCATTATGGGAGCGGGCCTGACGGTAGGAACCATTACGAACAGTAGTCATGCGTCGGTGCCGGCGGGGAGTGTGATCAGTCAAACACCGG